A segment of the Fusarium oxysporum f. sp. lycopersici 4287 chromosome 4, whole genome shotgun sequence genome:
GGTTAAGGCTGTTGAGGCCTCATTTCTGGGCATGGGTTTCAAATCAGATGATTTTGTATTCTTCTGAAGGATCTTCAGGGTGATAATCTGACAGTCAAAGTGGACTGCTTACATATTTCACGATGTTACTTTACAGGGAGGCGTGAGGCAAATGGCGTTTAGAGGTTAGATTATTTTTTGGGATTCTTTGGCAACTCTATAAAATCAGAGTTCGAGTAACGTACGTATAAACAACAGTATGCTATACATGCTCCAACGACCCAACTCTGTGTATCTATACAGGCATGCTATCCCTGAGCAATATCAAACTGGAAAGTGACTCCTGGTCATAACATCGTAATAGGTTAAAAACAGAACCGGTAGACTCAAAGCGAACCGGTGAGGATTCTATCAATGTCCACCCTCGGAACTACCTTCAGCAGCCCCCTCGGATCCATGGCCAGTCGGGTTTGGATAGTAGAAGGCCGCAACAGCAATAGCGACGTAAAGAATGATGAGCAGAAAGCCTTCCAGGTAGTTACTCTTCTGATCCTGGAGGAATCGACCAACGGTGAGAATAGCGAGGATGAGCATGACGAGGTCGAAAACTGCAAAGTTGAGATCAAGACCCTTGTTGAGGCCCCAGCTGACAACGACGGCAAGAGGGGCGTTAAAGAGAGCAGTTTGTAAAGTCGCACCGAGTACGTGAGACATTGCCAAATTAATCTGGTTATCCCAGGCCTCATCGATGGCGGTCAAGTGCTccgcaagcttctcaacaagtgGAACAAGGATGAGACCCATGAATGCGTCGCTGACATCACCCCTTTCGATGACATGTTCGATCTGCATGACGAGAATAACCGCCGTCCATGCAACAAGGCCCACGGAGATGACCAAAGCGATGATGCACTCAGTCAAAGtaagcttggccttggcttgGTCCTTGTGCTTGTCTCGATCGTTGTGTTCATCCTGTTCGAATACAGCATCGTAAATACCATGGTGAGTTCGAGCCTGATAAAAGACATATACAAGATACGCGATGATCAGAAGAACTGAGATGACGCGCGAGATTTGGAGTGTCTTGTGGTCGAGGTTTGCGGCGGTAAGTGACTCGCCA
Coding sequences within it:
- a CDS encoding Ca2+:H+ antiporter; amino-acid sequence: MPRDRSSSRSHRHRSYNSPDMRQVSSDDRTLPVPNTYSEHKRGEKRSHGNSKMSRHIKPAGESGRKGFHPIHFSKISFRSTSRASLLCNFLWPFVPAAIAVRYAMPDNHITIFALAYIAMVPCANLIGFAGQELSRKLPHVLGVLLEITIGSVVEIILFMILLSKDMFFVIKAAIMGSILATMLLCLGACFFVGGMLKEEQEFNEAISEAGSGLLLTAGVVLALPTVFEYGVGNGESLTAANLDHKTLQISRVISVLLIIAYLVYVFYQARTHHGIYDAVFEQDEHNDRDKHKDQAKAKLTLTECIIALVISVGLVAWTAVILVMQIEHVIERGDVSDAFMGLILVPLVEKLAEHLTAIDEAWDNQINLAMSHVLGATLQTALFNAPLAVVVSWGLNKGLDLNFAVFDLVMLILAILTVGRFLQDQKSNYLEGFLLIILYVAIAVAAFYYPNPTGHGSEGAAEGSSEGGH